Proteins encoded within one genomic window of Aurantiacibacter spongiae:
- the truA gene encoding tRNA pseudouridine(38-40) synthase TruA, producing the protein MTRFAFTLEFDGTPFFGLQRQGDGPSVQQSVEEALHRITGEDATLHSAGRTDSGVHALAMRSHADIAKDIAPFRLMEALNAHLRPEPVAVTACEVVADDWHARFSCIGRAYEYRIRNRRAPLTLERDRAWLVTRPLDAEAMHEAAQALVGRHDFTTFRSVHCQSDSPIKTLDRLDVSREGDAIIVRTAARSFLHHQVRSMVGTLSLVGLGQWRREQVAEALDAGDRAALGYNAPPQGLYFVKAIYPGEETP; encoded by the coding sequence GTGACACGCTTCGCCTTCACGCTGGAATTCGACGGCACGCCCTTCTTCGGGCTGCAACGCCAGGGCGACGGGCCGAGCGTGCAGCAATCGGTGGAGGAGGCGCTGCACCGGATCACCGGCGAAGACGCGACGCTGCACAGTGCCGGGCGCACCGACAGCGGGGTTCATGCACTGGCGATGCGCAGCCATGCCGATATCGCCAAGGACATCGCCCCCTTCCGTTTGATGGAGGCGCTCAACGCGCATCTGAGGCCCGAACCCGTTGCTGTGACCGCCTGCGAGGTGGTGGCGGACGACTGGCACGCGCGCTTTTCCTGCATCGGGCGCGCCTACGAATACCGTATACGCAACCGCCGCGCGCCGCTGACGCTGGAACGCGACCGCGCCTGGCTCGTCACCCGCCCGCTCGATGCCGAGGCCATGCACGAGGCGGCGCAGGCGCTGGTCGGGCGGCACGATTTCACCACCTTCCGTTCGGTCCATTGCCAGTCGGACAGCCCCATCAAGACGCTGGACCGGCTCGACGTCAGCCGCGAAGGTGACGCGATCATCGTGAGGACGGCCGCGCGCAGCTTCCTGCATCACCAGGTGCGCTCCATGGTCGGCACGCTGTCGCTGGTCGGCCTCGGCCAGTGGCGGCGCGAACAGGTTGCCGAAGCGCTGGATGCTGGAGATCGCGCCGCGCTGGGATACAATGCCCCGCCTCAGGGACTGTATTTCGTCAAAGCCATCTACCCAGGAGAGGAAACACCATGA
- the fmt gene encoding methionyl-tRNA formyltransferase, with translation MRIIFMGTPDFAVPTLDALVDAGHRVVAAYTQPPRPAGRGKKARPSPVHARAEELGIAVRLPASLKDIAAQARFLELEAEVAVVAAYGLLLPRAVLAAPTHGCLNVHASLLPRWRGAAPIQRAIQAGDRTTGITIMQMETGLDTGPKLLSASTPIEDKTAGELHDELARMGARLMVEALGDLDALTPEPQEEREATHAPKIAKTEARLDFEAPALQLEREVRAFSPFPGSWFALDGERIKMLRARVVGVNGAPGTVLDDQLTIACGNAALRPLRLQRAGRPAMDAADFLRGKPVPVGTVLR, from the coding sequence ATGCGCATCATCTTCATGGGGACACCCGATTTCGCCGTGCCGACGCTCGACGCGCTGGTGGATGCAGGGCACCGGGTCGTCGCCGCCTACACCCAGCCGCCCCGCCCCGCCGGGCGCGGCAAGAAGGCGCGGCCCTCCCCCGTCCACGCGCGGGCGGAGGAGTTGGGCATCGCGGTCCGCCTCCCCGCCAGCCTGAAGGATATCGCCGCGCAGGCCCGCTTCCTGGAACTGGAGGCGGAGGTGGCCGTGGTCGCCGCCTACGGGCTGCTGCTGCCGCGGGCGGTGCTCGCCGCGCCCACGCATGGCTGCCTCAACGTCCACGCTTCCCTATTGCCGCGCTGGCGCGGGGCGGCGCCGATCCAGCGCGCGATCCAGGCGGGCGACCGGACGACCGGCATCACGATCATGCAGATGGAAACGGGGCTGGATACCGGGCCGAAGCTGCTGTCGGCAAGCACCCCGATCGAGGACAAGACCGCGGGCGAACTGCACGACGAGCTGGCCCGGATGGGGGCGCGGCTGATGGTGGAGGCGCTCGGCGATCTGGACGCGCTGACCCCCGAGCCGCAGGAGGAGCGCGAGGCCACGCACGCGCCCAAGATCGCCAAGACGGAGGCCCGGCTCGATTTCGAGGCACCGGCCCTGCAACTCGAGCGCGAGGTGCGCGCTTTTTCCCCCTTCCCCGGATCGTGGTTCGCGCTGGACGGGGAACGGATAAAGATGCTGCGCGCCCGTGTCGTCGGCGTGAACGGTGCGCCCGGCACCGTGCTCGACGATCAGCTGACCATCGCCTGCGGCAATGCCGCGCTGCGCCCGCTGCGCCTCCAACGCGCTGGCAGGCCGGCGATGGATGCGGCGGATTTCCTGCGCGGCAAGCCCGTGCCGGTGGGCACGGTGCTGCGGTGA
- the recR gene encoding recombination mediator RecR: MASQEIENLAAALARLPGLGPRSARRAVLWLVKHRETALRQVIEALGTVQSRLVECKTCGNVDTQNPCTICADPKRDAKSICVVEDVADLWALDRARLFTGRYHVLGGRLSALDGVRPEDLAIDSLLARVAQGGVDEVVLAMNATLEGQTTAHYIAERLEDRPVRITQLAHGLPVGGELDYLDEGTLAQALRARRPLS; encoded by the coding sequence ATGGCATCGCAAGAGATCGAGAACCTCGCCGCCGCGCTGGCGCGCCTGCCCGGCCTCGGCCCGCGTTCGGCGAGGCGCGCGGTGCTGTGGCTGGTGAAGCACCGCGAGACCGCGCTGAGGCAGGTGATAGAGGCACTGGGCACGGTGCAGAGCCGGCTGGTCGAATGCAAGACCTGCGGCAATGTCGACACGCAGAACCCGTGCACGATCTGCGCCGATCCCAAGCGCGACGCGAAAAGCATCTGCGTGGTCGAGGACGTCGCCGACCTGTGGGCGCTCGACCGTGCGCGGCTGTTCACCGGGCGCTATCACGTGCTCGGCGGACGGCTGTCGGCGCTCGACGGCGTGCGGCCCGAGGATCTGGCGATAGACAGTCTGCTCGCCCGCGTCGCGCAGGGCGGGGTGGACGAGGTCGTGCTCGCCATGAACGCCACGCTCGAGGGGCAGACCACCGCGCACTACATCGCCGAGCGGCTGGAGGACCGGCCCGTCCGCATCACGCAGCTTGCCCACGGCCTGCCGGTGGGCGGAGAGCTGGACTACCTCGACGAGGGCACGCTGGCACAGGCGCTACGGGCGCGCAGGCCGCTTTCCTGA
- the def gene encoding peptide deformylase, translating to MAIREILEAPDPRLKTVSDPVETFDDDLKKLAEDMFETMYDAHGIGLAAIQVGEPVRLLVIDLQEEDPDAEPVPCDHDGHAHTHQPVINDPRVFVNPEILDPSEEMKAYQEGCLSVPEIFADVDRPARCRVRYQDLDGNPHEEEMDGMLAVCIQHEMDHLNGILFIDHLSRLKRNMALKKLKKMREAA from the coding sequence ATGGCCATACGCGAAATCCTGGAAGCGCCGGACCCCCGGCTGAAGACCGTGTCCGACCCGGTCGAGACCTTCGACGACGATCTGAAGAAGCTCGCCGAGGACATGTTCGAGACGATGTACGATGCCCACGGCATCGGTCTCGCCGCCATCCAGGTGGGCGAACCCGTCCGCCTGCTCGTCATCGACCTGCAGGAGGAAGACCCGGACGCGGAACCGGTGCCGTGCGATCACGATGGTCACGCCCATACCCACCAGCCGGTCATCAACGATCCGCGCGTGTTCGTGAACCCGGAAATCCTCGACCCGAGCGAGGAGATGAAGGCCTATCAGGAAGGCTGCCTTTCGGTCCCCGAGATCTTTGCCGACGTCGATCGTCCGGCCAGGTGCCGCGTGCGCTACCAGGATCTCGACGGCAATCCGCATGAGGAGGAGATGGACGGCATGCTGGCGGTGTGCATCCAGCACGAGATGGATCACCTCAACGGCATCCTGTTCATCGACCACCTCAGCCGCCTGAAGCGCAACATGGCGCTGAAGAAACTGAAGAAGATGCGCGAGGCGGCCTGA
- a CDS encoding YkvA family protein → MDRLRRWARALKTEIGALWLAARDPRVPTAAKLLAGVVAAYALSPIDLIPDVIPVLGLLDDLLIVPAGIWLVRRMIPAPLLAELREQARERTAPRSLAGGGFVLAVWAAAAVAGWWYWWR, encoded by the coding sequence ATGGACAGGCTTCGCCGCTGGGCCCGCGCCCTCAAGACCGAGATCGGCGCCCTGTGGCTCGCCGCCCGTGACCCGCGCGTGCCGACGGCAGCGAAGCTGCTGGCGGGCGTGGTCGCGGCCTACGCGCTCTCGCCCATCGACCTTATCCCCGATGTCATTCCGGTGCTGGGCCTGCTGGACGATCTGCTGATCGTACCGGCGGGCATCTGGCTGGTGCGCAGGATGATCCCGGCACCGCTGCTTGCCGAATTGCGCGAGCAGGCACGAGAGCGGACAGCGCCGCGCTCACTGGCAGGGGGTGGGTTCGTACTGGCGGTTTGGGCTGCGGCGGCCGTTGCGGGATGGTGGTACTGGTGGCGGTAG
- a CDS encoding four-helix bundle copper-binding protein, which yields MSIKEMISEHPSVGSDYNEQLAEAVKHAMYCAAICNSCADACNAESGDMSECIRKCMDCSDICQAVSTVAARRTHGNTVVIKSLLEACIIACKVCAEECAKHDNAHCKRCERMCRECMEDCTKALQGMVDAAV from the coding sequence ATGTCGATCAAGGAAATGATTTCCGAACACCCCAGCGTCGGGTCCGACTACAACGAACAGCTGGCAGAGGCGGTTAAGCACGCGATGTACTGCGCGGCGATCTGCAATTCCTGCGCGGACGCCTGCAACGCGGAAAGCGGCGACATGTCCGAATGCATCCGCAAGTGCATGGACTGCTCCGACATATGCCAGGCGGTCAGCACCGTCGCCGCGCGCCGCACGCATGGTAACACCGTCGTCATCAAGTCGCTGCTGGAAGCGTGCATCATCGCCTGCAAGGTCTGCGCGGAAGAATGCGCCAAGCACGACAACGCGCACTGCAAGCGGTGCGAGCGCATGTGCCGCGAATGCATGGAAGATTGCACCAAGGCCCTGCAGGGCATGGTCGACGCCGCTGTCTGA
- the rmuC gene encoding DNA recombination protein RmuC, with translation MDLPVLFVVIGVAVVAGLAGYWLGGRPAADWRARHAERDDAARQADERVRELVRDLAEMSERARAGEGHLAELREAREARSAAENRLGRLESETAARERAFEERLAEKERQLERELARLAAAEDKMQAKFNEIGEKLLTGAQSKFLEGAQTRLETLNKESLAALEKKVGPVGETMERYRKRVEELEKNRVNDFQQLHGVISEVRAGQERVVEGANRITTTLRGATKARGDWGELQLANLLESCGLYDRADFDFQVNVKDESGANLRPDAVINIPGGKCMVVDVKNVFNTYARANEAESEEERGELLRTHARELRGHIDDLAGKRYQDHVPGSADFVVLFVPGEHVLYAALTQDHALLGYALKKNIVLASPLNFMSIALTVSTVWRQAGMQADAEEIARLGKEMYDRLGVVAGHLSQLRKSLASTNQHFDRLVGSFDSNLRRTGERFEELSVDTSAKELLEATPLNSAPRRLTNFPDSDGQDGAERVAEPVSGLPVESGGGEEDR, from the coding sequence ATGGATCTGCCCGTTCTGTTCGTCGTGATTGGGGTCGCCGTGGTGGCCGGCCTCGCAGGGTACTGGCTCGGCGGCAGGCCCGCCGCCGACTGGCGCGCCCGCCACGCCGAACGCGACGATGCCGCGCGTCAGGCGGACGAGCGGGTGCGCGAACTGGTCCGCGACCTTGCCGAGATGAGCGAGCGTGCGCGCGCGGGGGAAGGGCACCTGGCCGAACTGCGCGAAGCGCGTGAGGCGCGCAGCGCGGCGGAAAACCGGCTCGGCCGGCTGGAGAGCGAGACCGCCGCCCGCGAAAGGGCGTTCGAGGAGCGGCTGGCGGAAAAGGAACGGCAGCTCGAACGCGAACTGGCGCGCCTTGCCGCCGCAGAGGACAAGATGCAGGCCAAGTTCAACGAGATCGGCGAGAAGCTGCTGACCGGGGCGCAAAGCAAGTTCCTGGAGGGCGCGCAGACCCGCTTGGAAACGCTCAACAAGGAAAGCCTCGCCGCGCTGGAGAAGAAGGTCGGCCCGGTCGGCGAGACGATGGAGCGCTATCGCAAGCGGGTGGAGGAGCTGGAGAAGAACCGGGTCAACGATTTCCAGCAATTGCACGGCGTCATCAGCGAGGTGCGCGCCGGGCAGGAGCGGGTGGTGGAAGGTGCCAACCGCATCACCACCACGCTGCGCGGGGCGACCAAGGCGCGGGGCGACTGGGGCGAGTTGCAGCTGGCGAACCTGCTGGAAAGCTGCGGTCTGTACGATCGGGCGGACTTCGATTTCCAGGTCAACGTCAAGGATGAGAGCGGCGCCAATCTGCGCCCCGATGCCGTCATCAACATTCCCGGCGGCAAGTGCATGGTGGTGGACGTGAAGAACGTCTTCAACACCTACGCCCGGGCGAACGAGGCGGAAAGCGAGGAGGAGCGGGGCGAACTGCTGCGCACCCATGCGCGCGAACTGCGCGGCCATATCGACGACCTGGCCGGCAAGCGATATCAGGATCATGTCCCCGGCTCGGCCGATTTCGTGGTGCTGTTCGTGCCGGGCGAACACGTCCTCTACGCCGCGCTGACGCAGGATCACGCGCTGCTCGGTTATGCGTTGAAGAAAAACATCGTCCTCGCCAGTCCGCTCAACTTCATGTCCATCGCCCTGACCGTCAGCACGGTGTGGCGACAGGCCGGAATGCAGGCCGATGCGGAGGAGATCGCGCGGCTTGGCAAGGAGATGTACGATCGGCTGGGCGTCGTCGCCGGCCATCTCTCGCAGCTGCGCAAGAGCCTTGCCTCCACCAACCAGCATTTCGACAGGCTGGTGGGATCGTTCGATTCCAACCTGCGCCGTACGGGGGAGCGGTTCGAGGAACTGTCGGTCGATACCTCGGCCAAGGAACTGCTCGAGGCGACCCCGCTCAACAGCGCGCCGCGGCGTCTGACCAATTTCCCCGATTCCGATGGTCAGGACGGGGCGGAGCGTGTAGCGGAACCGGTATCGGGCCTGCCGGTTGAGAGCGGCGGGGGCGAGGAGGATCGATAA
- a CDS encoding TrmH family RNA methyltransferase yields the protein MRREITGFSNPTVKWLRSLRDKKHRRREGRFLAEGLRLLTDAYESGRVPEMLVMADTRDAHPLIASLEEAVTAEGGDVVVTTPDILAKITGKDNPQAVAGVFAEFDTSLAAVRRGAAPIWLVAQALRDPGNLGTMLRTGDAVGAGGLILVDDCADPFSAEAVRASMGAVFTQGIAQARWPDFLDWLRGGEGQLVAASLRDAVPYRGAPYAAPCFVLVGNESRGLPEDYEAACDLRVTMPMRGRADSLNAAVAAAVLSYEVLAALEV from the coding sequence ATGCGCCGCGAGATCACCGGCTTTTCCAATCCCACCGTGAAATGGCTGCGCAGTCTGCGCGACAAGAAGCATCGCCGGCGCGAGGGACGCTTTCTCGCCGAAGGTCTGCGCCTGCTGACCGACGCGTACGAAAGCGGGCGCGTGCCCGAAATGCTGGTGATGGCCGACACGCGCGACGCCCATCCGCTGATCGCCTCGCTGGAAGAAGCTGTGACGGCGGAAGGCGGCGATGTGGTCGTCACCACGCCCGACATCCTCGCCAAGATCACCGGCAAGGACAATCCGCAGGCGGTCGCCGGGGTCTTTGCCGAGTTCGACACTTCGCTGGCCGCGGTCCGGCGCGGTGCCGCGCCGATCTGGCTGGTGGCGCAGGCCCTGCGCGATCCGGGCAATCTCGGCACCATGCTGCGTACCGGCGACGCGGTGGGCGCGGGCGGACTGATCCTGGTCGACGACTGCGCCGACCCGTTCAGCGCGGAGGCGGTGCGCGCCAGCATGGGGGCGGTGTTCACGCAAGGGATAGCGCAGGCGCGCTGGCCCGATTTCCTCGACTGGCTGCGCGGGGGCGAGGGCCAGCTCGTCGCCGCGTCGCTGCGCGATGCGGTGCCCTATCGCGGCGCGCCCTACGCCGCGCCGTGCTTCGTACTGGTCGGCAACGAATCGCGCGGTCTGCCCGAGGATTACGAAGCGGCCTGCGACCTGCGCGTGACGATGCCCATGCGCGGCCGCGCCGATAGTCTCAACGCCGCGGTTGCCGCCGCCGTGCTGTCCTACGAGGTGCTGGCGGCGCTGGAGGTGTGA
- a CDS encoding HPr family phosphocarrier protein: protein MGEASREVTIVNKRGLHARASARFVAAVADMDGSTVTVARDGQQASGGSILGLMMLGAAKGDEVTLKVSGDAAEDRLGELVALVESGFGED, encoded by the coding sequence ATGGGCGAAGCCAGTCGCGAGGTGACGATCGTCAACAAGCGCGGCCTGCACGCACGCGCCAGCGCCAGGTTCGTCGCCGCGGTCGCCGACATGGACGGCTCGACCGTCACCGTCGCGCGCGACGGGCAGCAGGCCTCGGGCGGATCGATCCTCGGCCTGATGATGCTGGGCGCGGCCAAGGGGGACGAGGTGACGCTCAAGGTCTCGGGCGATGCCGCCGAGGATCGGCTGGGAGAGCTGGTCGCCCTGGTCGAGAGCGGCTTCGGCGAAGACTGA
- a CDS encoding PTS sugar transporter subunit IIA, giving the protein MIGLILVTHGRLAEEFVSAMEHVVGQQDGVATICIGPSDDMEVRRQEIADAIAAVDTGRGAIMLTDLFGGTPSNLAISLLEQGKTEVIAGINLPMLIRLAGARKELPLARAAEAAREAGRTYITLASEFLGQEA; this is encoded by the coding sequence ATGATCGGACTCATTCTCGTCACCCACGGCCGGCTGGCCGAGGAATTCGTCTCCGCGATGGAGCACGTGGTCGGTCAGCAGGACGGCGTCGCCACGATCTGCATCGGTCCCAGCGACGACATGGAGGTGCGGCGGCAGGAAATTGCCGACGCCATCGCCGCCGTCGATACCGGGCGCGGCGCCATCATGCTGACGGACCTGTTCGGCGGAACGCCTTCCAACCTCGCGATCTCGCTCCTCGAACAGGGCAAGACCGAGGTGATCGCCGGGATCAATCTGCCGATGCTGATCAGGCTGGCGGGCGCGCGCAAGGAATTGCCGCTCGCCCGCGCGGCGGAAGCGGCGCGCGAGGCTGGACGGACCTACATCACGCTGGCATCAGAGTTCCTGGGACAGGAAGCCTGA